The genomic region TGGCCTGGCCGCATACCAGGGACGCACCCTGATGGTCATCGGCCATCAGAAAGGAAGGGATCTTGCATCGCGGACCGAGCGCAACTTCGGCATGGCTAAGCCCGAGGGATACAGGAAGGCACAGCGGCTGATGGAGCTGGCTGACAAGTTCGGGATCCCGGTACTCACTCTTGTAGACACCCCTGGAGCCTTTCCCGGTATCGCCGCAGAAGAGCGCGGCCAGGGAGGGGCTATCGCCAAAACCCTCGCCTGCCTGGCGAGGATCGATGTTCCCACTGTATCTGTGATCATCGGCGAAGGGGGAAGCGGCGGGGCGCTGGCGCTGGCGCTGACAGACCGGGTATTGATGCTGGAAAACTCAGTCTATTCGGTCATAACACCGGAAGCATGTGCCGCGATCCTCTGGAAGGATTCCAGCGAAGCGCATCTGGCCGCCCAGACTCTGGGGATGACTTCATCAGACCTCGCCCGCCTTGAAGTCGTGGACGAAGTCCTGCCGGAGCCCAGGGGAGGAGCCCATCGAGATCACGGCGCCGCGGCTCGTATTCTGAAGGACGCCCTGGAAGAGCAGCTTCGCGAACTTGAGACCATGAGCCCCCGCATGAGGAAGAAAGAGCGCTTCGAAAAATTCCGGAGAATGGGTGTCTGGAAAGAAAACGGGCTGACCCTGTTCTGATCAGCCTTCCGTGGTGTACTTATGGAACGGGTTGGAAAAAATCCGCTGGTTAGGCGGCATCCTCGTCTGATTCATCTTCCCGGAAATCGTTATAGGCGAAATAGCCGGCGATCTCACCTGAAACCAGCACATCTCCCAGCTCGTTGAGAGCCATGACGATCTCTGTAAGCGCCCGTTCATTCTCGACGCTGCCATGAACGGCGCCATCAAGCACAGTTTCCTGCAGGGCCTGGCGAAACGCGATCGCCGTCGTCACGATATCCGGCAGACAGAAACCGACTGCAGTTCGGCGGAAAGAAGCATCGCTGGCTATATCTCTAACACCATGAAGGACATCCGCCTTGAGATAGTCTTCCGCTTCGAGATAATCGACCGCACAGTTGAGCAGTTTATTGGCTACGCCGCTGCCCATCGGCGTCTTCAGCATCTGCTCGAAGTCATCGGCGATATGGCCGTGCAGATTATCGAGCCAGCGCCGCATGACCTCTTCGTGGTTTTCTCTCAGGTGGTTCGCCAGAGTATTCGAAATCATAAAAGCCCCCGTAGATGTTTTGAAGCCTGTTTGTTATATCGGAGGCAAAAAAAGTTATCTTGAAGCGAGTAAGCCGGCTCAATCCCGATGTGCTGCCCGATTCGCGATAAGGGCGCCTGTGGCCCCGGCTCCGACCCCGTTATCGATATTGACTACGACCAGGCCCGGACAGCAACTCTGCAGCATGCTCATCAACGCAGCCACTCCACCTCCACCCAGCCCATAACCGGTCGAAGTGGGAAGACCGATCACCGGAACCGGTACCAGTCCAGCGACAACGGAAGGCAGGGCGCCTTCCATTCCAGCAGCCACAACTATGGCGGCGGCTTTGGAATCAACCATTTCCTTCAGTGGTTCCACCAGCCGGTGTACTCCCGCTACCCCCACATCATAATGAGCCAGCACTTCGCATCCCATCTCTTCGGCTATCACCCGCGCCTGTTCTGAAGCGGGGATGTCCGCGGTGCCCGCCGAGATAATCCCGAGCTTGCCGCCGGTTATCTGCGGCTCTCCGCCAGCCGCACCAGGCCTGCGGACCACCGCGGTCTTCGCATCCCTGTTCGCAACAGCGATCTGTTCACCAAATGCGGTCTCCAAAGCCGTCCACTGGTCGGAGTCGAGGCCGCAGGCGATCGCTCGCCCGGCATGGTCAAGCAGGGCTTCGCATATCTGCAACAGTTGTTCCGGGGTCTTCCCGGAGGCAAATACGACCTCAGGAACGCCTTTGCGCGCATGGCGGTCTGTGTCCAGCCGCGCGAAGCCGCCGACTGCGGCTATACCAGCCAGCGAGAGCCTTGTCTGGGCTTCTTCCACGGTCAGCTCTCCGGCCGCCAGTTGCTCCAGGACCTCGCGGGGATTCATGATCTCTCCAGGTTTAACAATGTGGAGGCATTCCCGCCCAGAATGGCATCCCGATCCGGCTCTTCGAGTCCTGAATCAGCCAGTTCGCTCATGTACCGCTCTGGAGAGATGAGAGGATAATCACTGCCGAACAATATCTTTTCCGGGCCCGCGGCATCGCAGGCAAGCTTGTAGATATCGGGCCGGTACAGGAACGGACTGGCAGAGCAGTCGTACCAGACGCTTGCCAGGGCTTCCTTTACGTCAGGCATTAGTTCATAAAACGGAAGGCCGCCGCCCCAATGGGCGAAAATCAGCTTGAGGCCGGGATTAGACTGAGCGAAGTTGAAGCCTCGACGAGGGCTGGTGCCACCCTTTCCGGGGTAAAAGCGGCCTACTGGCTCGCTCAGATGGACGAGCACCGGCAAGTCGTTTGCATAAGCGAATTCCGTCAGGGGATGCAGGCCCTCGACATCATCCAGGTCGAATCCCTGGCCCGAGCCCTTCAGCTCACCGATTCCCCGGAGGCCGAGCTCAAGACAGCGCTTGAGCTCGGAAATGGCCTTGGGATGCAGCGGCGGCACGTTGGCAAAGCCGATCAGCCGGTCAGGAAAGCGTGAAACCGCGTCCGCGATATAGGTGTTGGTCTCGACATAGAGATCGAAGCTGTTCCAGGCAAAACCACAGGCGACGGCCTTGTCGACGCCGCAACGGTCCATCTCGGCGACGAGCTCCCGGGCGCTGGCCATGGGCGCATTGGTCGGCCCGTAGAGATGGGCAAACCATTCCTCCCGTTGCAGGTGGGCCTCACGGCCGGCGATTACACCCGGTGAGAATATGTGGGTGTGACAGTCAACGATCACGAGCCCAAGTATAGTGGGAAAGGCCCGCCGCCGCTATGCGGTCAGACGCCCAGTTTAGAGAAATCGCAAACCTGGCTGCCCTCGTAAACCGCTACGGCCTCGTCGACTGACATGTCGGCCAGCGTGATCGCAGAGATAGCGTCGCACATACGCACGGCCTCATCCAGTGGCTTCTGGTGGATGTTCCTGCCGGTGGCATTGCCGATGGCGCCGCTGACATGGATCTGGTCATGGAGCCTCTGCAGGAAAGTCGTCGCGTCCGTGGATGAACCGCCTGCGGCCACTACGTGGGTGTGTCCTGCCGCGGCGACTGCCTCCTTGAAGATCTCGCTGGAGTCCTGGCCTTCGGCTTTGGGATAGTTCACCTTCACAAAGTCGGAACCCAGAGTCAGGGCGACGCCCGTGGCGCCGGCGATCAGGTGCGGGTCCATCTCGTCCGCGACGTCCTTGCCACGGGGATAGATCCAGAGAACGGTCAGCATGCCGTGCCTGTGGGCATCATTGACGAGCTTTGCAGCCTGCTGAAGCATCTGCGGCTCATAGGTGCTGCCAAGATAGATGGTATATCCGACGGCCGGTATCTTCAGGCCCGAATCTTCCTTGAACTGGGCTACCGCATCCACATCGAGCCAGAGATTGCTGAAAGGATCCATGGTCGCCGTCTTGACCAGATTGGTCTTGGAGTTGAGCTTCACGAGATAGGCCACATCCATATAGTCGGAGCCATAACGGGCGAGCATGCCGATCTGGGTGGCGAAGACGCCGATGGTGCCTTTGCTGGCGATGCGGAACATGTGCTCAGGGTCCGCGTCATCTTCCGGTATCTGGCCCAGCTCATACTTGCCGACGAAGTCCTTGTTCAGGTGCTCGACCTTCTGGTCACCGGCAAAGAGCATAAGCCGGCCCGTACCCTTGGTCATGAGATTGAAATTCTCGAGGTACTCTTCCCGCTTCGCGACGGGGACGTCCAGCGGAATGATTACTTCACTGCTTTCCATGATTCTTCTCCCTTTTCGAATTGCCTGGAATACCCTCTGGCCGGCGTAGCCCCGAGTTGCATCGGTGCCGGCGCCTGAGCCTCAAAGAGCATCGCTACCGCCATTTTGTATATAATATGCGGGCTTGTGGGTAAATAAACCCACGGATGCGGGTTCAAGAATATCAAGATTTCGTCCCCGAATAAAATGATGACCGTCAAAGAAAAAGCAGAGGCAGCCCGGCTCGCGTCACACGAGCTCTCAGTGCTGCCTGCAGAAAAGAAGAATCTGGCCCTGCTGGCAATGGCAGAGGCTCTGGAATCCGGCCTGGCAGAAATCGAGGAAGCAAACGCCAAGGACCTTGGCGGCGGTAAGGCCAAAGGGCTAACGCCGGCGATGCTGGACCGCCTGCTTCTCGATCGGAGCCGAGTTGAGCTAATGGCGAGCAACCTCCGTGATGTAGCTGAGCTGGCCGATCCGGTAGGCACTGTGATCAAACAGTGGACAGCCTCAAACGGCATGGAGATGTCGAGGGTGCGCACACCCATCGGCGTAATCGGCATCGTTTACGAAGCAAGGCCCAATGTCACAACCGATACAGCCGCCCTGTGTATCAAGGCTGGTAACTGCATAATCCTCCGCGGCGGGACCGAAGCCATCCACTCAAACAGGGTGCTGGCAAGGCTGATGTCCGAAGCCGGAACACGCGCTGGCATGCCCGAGGGCGCGATCCAGTTCATCGAGACCACGGACCGGGCCGCAGTCGACGAACTCTTAAGTCTTGCAGGCCTGATCGACCTGATAATCGCTCGCGGCAGCCACAGGCTTATCAACGCCGTGATGGAGAAGACCCGCATCCCGGTGATGAAACACTATCGTGGCTTGTGCCATGTATATGTGGAGAGCGCTGCAGAAGTCGGCATGGCCGTGGACATCATTGAGAACGCCAAGGCAAACCGGCCAAGCACGTGCAATTCGGCCGAGACCGCCCTTGTGGATGAGGCTGTAGCCGCGGCGGTCCTGCCCGAGCTTGCCAAGCGGCTGGCCGTCGCAGGTGTTGAGGTCCGCGCCGACGATAAAGCCAGGGCTATAGTGCCAGAATGGACTCCAGCAACCGAAGAGGACTGGGACACGGAATATCTCGACCTGGTGCTGTCTCTGAAGGTTGTCAGTGGTTTCGACGAGGCGATCGACCACATACGGCGCCACCACTCTGGACTTGCCGACGCCATCATTACTGAAGACAAGTTGCTTGCCGAGCGCTTTCTGGCGCTGATCGATAGCGCTGCGACCTATTGGAACGCATCCACGCGCCTCACCGATGGACTGCCTTTCGGCATCGGCCCAGCGAGCGGGATCAACACCGACCGGGTCTATCCACGCGGACCTATGGGGATCGAAGAGATGACCGGCTCCAAGTACGTGATCAGGGGCTCGGGACAGGTCCGAGGTTAAGTAGGACAATCCCTCCTTCAAGAAGCCCGAGTCAGGGTCGATACCTTTTGATATAGGGCATCGGCCAAAGGGCGGTCGGCACAGGCAACAAATCGTCTCCTTTTACCTCCCCGCTTTCGAGCCCTTTCTGGTCATGAACTGGTTTAGGGAAATATTCGGTGTATTCAGGACCCGTCTGGGGCGCAAGGCCGCGGTGCCGGTCCTCCTGATCGTCCTCATCTTCCTGGTGCCTTTCTTCTTTGCCTTTCGCTCGGAACGCATAGCAGATGCGACCAGCGCGGAGCTGGCCAGCAGAAACGAGATCTCCAAACACCTTTCAGACATGGAAGGGGCACTCCGTACCGAACAGATTTCCGTCTACGAGATGGTTTATGAGCACGAAACCGAAGACCTGGCAAATTTTGAGGCGGCGGCGGCCGCGGTGCAGTTTTACCATGACGAGGCGACGGAACACGTAGCCAGCGCTGAGGAGCAGGCGCTACTGGATGAATGCCAGAGTCTGCACGAGCGGGCTGAATATATCACGAGCAGCCAGATCGCCCCGGCAGTCCTATCAGCAGTAGATCCGCTTGATCATACCGAGATGGTTTCTCTGGAAAACGAGCTTCAGGGCATGTACGGGCGGATGACCGAACTGGGCGGTCAGCTCGAGGCTATGTTCGCGCAGGATATGGGCAACGCAAGGTTGAAGCAGATAGAGGCGAGGGAATTTGCCTCAGAATTGACCTGGGCCAGCATCATCTTTGCCGTCTTTGCGGGCTTTCTGATCAAGGCCGCCTATACGAGGCAGCTGGTTTATCCGATCAAGCGCATGTCCGAAGCCTCTCTGCAGATCGCCCGGGGCGATCTTTCCCAGAGGGTGGAAGTAAAGGGCCAGGACGAACTGGCGGACATGGGAAGAGCTTTCAATGATATGGCCGATTCACTCGAGCGTCGCACTGAGCAGCTCGAACGGGAGAAAGCGCGAATACGCTCGATTCATCAAAGCATCGGTGACGGCATCCTGGTCATCGATCGCGCCGGCGTCATCATCTCGGTCAATCCCGCTGCTGAAAGGATCCTGGAGCGGCCAGTCACGCAGCTGGAACGGACCACTAATACCGGCGTGCCCGTATTGCAGGAAGCCCTGGCCCAGAGGATCGGCCCGGAGCAAATGGTCGAGTGCTGGGAAGAGAAGGACTGTGCCAAGGTGGACTGCCCTTCCCACGGCAGCAAAGACCGACGCTGCTGGTTGCAGTGCGGCACCTTCTGTTACAACCAGATCCAGGGTACTTTCAAACAGAAACGTGACGCCTGTGAGCGCTGCGACGTCTTCGTGAAAAACGCTGTCATCAATCTGACTCTCGATATCGGCGATCGCCATTACAGCACATCGATCCTCCCCATACTCGATGACCTGGGCCAGGAAGAAGGCAGAACCGTCGTGATGCATGACATCACTGAGGTGCTGCAGGCGAAGGAGTCGGTCGAACGCCATAGCGCCGAACTGGCTGCGATCAACAGCATCAGCGAGGTTGTATCAGAATCGCTGGACCTGCAGACGACGCTCGACAATGCCCTTGAGAAGATCAAGGAGATCCGTGATGCAGACGCAGTCAGCATCCATTTGATCACAGCGGAGAGTGACGGCCTATATCTGGCTGCAGAGAAAGGACTTCCCGAAGACCTTAGACAGGTAATGGAAAGGATACCGCTCGGGTTCGGCTGTCCCGGAGTCGCGGTAGATACAGGCGGGCCGGTGTATGTCGGCGATCTCACGAAGCACAGGGATGTCCCGGTGGCAGCCCTGGAAGCAGGATTTCTATCCAGCATGGCGGTACCGCTCAAGTCCAAGAACAAGATGATCGGCTCACTCTCTTTGGCAGCAGGCCGGTTGAATGCCTTCACAAGAGAGGACATAAAGCTTTTGAGTCTGATCGGTATGCAAGTAGGTGTTGCTGTAGACAACTCTATCCTCTACGAAGAATCCGTCAGGCATTCACAGGAGGCGCTTGCCAAAAGTCGGATCGTTTCGACGCTGACCTCGACTCTGGAACTGGAAAAAGTGTTTGATGATTTCAGTGAAGCGATACGGGAACTGGTCGATTTCGACCGCTTCAGCGTGATCATCGGTGATGGCGACGGCCCGATCACGAAATTGCTGCTTCCCAGTGGCGTAGGGCCAGCTGTGCCAGATGAAACCGGAGCCGGCTTCTCCATGACTGGCACCGCCGCCGAATGGACAATCAAAAACAACAGGCCGTATCTGTCGGGCGATATCAGCGCTGAAAAGAAATATCAAGAACAGGAACACTTCGTACATGAGGGATACCGGTCTCAACTAAACCTGCCACTTGTTGTTAAAGGGACGGTTCTGGGCAGTATGAACATGGTGAGCACCAATGTTGAGGCCTATGATGAAAAGACAATCGGAAAGCTGCAGCCGGTTGCCGACCAGGTGGCACTGACGATCGCAAACCAGAAGCTGTTCGAGGACGTGGCTCACAGCAAGGCTGAGTGGGAGACAACTTTCGATTCCGCCAGCGAAGGAATCGCCATGGTCGGGACGAACCATCGGATACTAAGACTGAACAAGGCGGCAGCGGAGATGATGGGGGGAACAGTAGGTGATTTCGTAGGCCGCAGCTGTTTCGAGGTAATACACGATTCCAGCACCAGGCCCGCTGCCTGTCTGATGAACGAAGCGGTGGCCGGTAGCTCATCCGCGCGCGGCGAGCAGGAAATGGACGACGGTCGCACGATCGAACTGGTAGTAGACCCGGTTTATGACAACGAAGGCAGTCCGGCGGGAGCGGTGCACTTCCTGCGCGACATAACCGAGGCCAAACGGTTGCGACAGCAGCTGCTCCAGTCAGAAAAGATGATCGCAGTCGGACAGCTGGTCGCCGGAGTGGCCCACGAGATCAACAATCCGCTGACGGGCGTAATTGGCTATGCTCAGTTGCTCCTCAAGCGTGATATCGACGACCAGGCCAAAAAAGATGCCGAGGGCATCTATCGCGAAGCGGACAGGGCGACCCGCATCGTGCGGCACCTCCTTTCCTTCGCGCGCAAGCACCAGCCCGAGAGAAAAACCGTAGACATCAACGCGGTGGTTCGCGAGTCCGTTGAGCTCAAGGCGTATGAGATGAGAGTCAACAACATCGCCACAGAGGCAGTCCTGGACGATCGGCTGCCGATGACCGTGGCAGATCCCCATCAGTTACAACAGGTCTTCGTCAATCTCATAAACAACGCCGAACAAGCCATGCTGGATCACCGTGGTTCGGGGCTGTTGAAGATAAGCACAGCGCTTGTTGATAACAAGATCCGGGTATCGTTCGTTGATAACGGCCCTGGAATCTCAGAAGAGATAGCCGAGCGTATTTTTGATCCCTTCTTCACGACGAAGGATGTGGGTAAAGGCACGGGCCTGGGTCTCAGCGTCTGCTATGGCGTTGCGCAGGATCACGGAGGCCGGATCTGGATCGAGTCGGTCAATGGTCAGGGGGCGGAGGTCATCGTCGAACTGCCGGTGGTCGCAGCCTCTCCCGTCAAGATCGAACGGGACAGCAAGTCGATCAAGAGACGGCTTGGCAAGATATTGCTGGTGGACGACGAGGCCGCGATCCGGCAGGTGCTGACGCAAACCCTGAGGCAGGCCGGTCACGAGGTTGAGACCGCGGGTAACGGCGTCGTGGCTTTGAGGATGTTGAAGAAGAAGCATTATGACTGCGTCGTCAGCGATGTGAAGATGCCGGTGATGGACGGGCCGTCGCTGCACAAGGCCGCAGTTGAGATGGATCCGGACATTGCAGACAGCTTTATCTTCATCTCGGGAGACACTATCAGCCCGGATACCAGGTCTTATTTGAACCAGGTGGAAAACCCGCGCCTGGCCAAGCCGTTCGATCTGGTTGACCTGGAGACGGCCTTGCAAAAACTGCTAGCGGCCAGAGAAGTCAAGAACGACTGATAATCCTTACGGCACGACGTCGATTCTGCCCGTGTCGTCTTCCGCCTCCATAATGCCGATCCTGGCAGCCACGATCGTACCGGCAGCCTTCAGCTCGCCTTCCAACTCGTCAGCCTTTTCGGCAGAGCACGATATCAGCAGGCCTCCGGAAGTCTGTGCGTCAGCCAGTGTTAGTCGTTCTGCTTCTGTGATCGTGGGATCGAAATTCACAAAGGCGTTGACGAAGGTGAGATTGTTCTTGCTGCCACCCGGTACTGCATCAAGGTCCGCGTCGATCAGATCGCGGGCTGCCTGCATGACCGGCACTGCCCGGGCATGGATTCTGGCGCCAACACCACTTCCCCGGGTCATCTCACCGAGGTGCCCCAAAAGTCCGTAGCCGGTGATGTCGGTACAGGCGTTGACCCCCACTTTGACCATGGCTTCCGACGCGCCTCTGTTGAGCGCGGCCATGACTTCCACTACCCGTGTGACAGCTGCTTCAGAAACAGTCCCACGCTTGATGCCAGTAGTCAGAATGCCAACTCCCAACGGCTTTGTAAGAAAGAGCACGTCGCCAACTTGCGCCGTCGAGTTGTAGACAACGTCGCCCGGTTTGATAACGCCGGTGACCGCAAGCCCGTATTTGGGCTCCTTGTCGTCGATGGTATGGCCGCCAATGATGTCGACGCCTGCTTCGCGCGCCTTGTCGCCGCCGCCCTTCATCATCTGAATCAGGATCTCAAGCGGCATGCCGCTTGAGTGAAAGCCGACTACATTGAGAGCGAACAGCGGTTTGGCGCCCATGGCATAGACGTCGCTGAGCGCGTTGGCGACCGCGATGGCGCCGTAATCGTACGGGTCATCCACGATGGGCGTGAAGTAATCCACCGTCTGGATGATCGCCAGATCCTCGGCGATCTGATACACGGCACAGTCGTCACCGGTATTAATGCCCACCAGGACGTTAGGATTCGTCACAAGGGGGAGCTCTTTAAGAACTGTTTGCAAGTCCGACGGACTTATCTTGCACGCTCAGCCGGCCCCGTGGGCCAGCTGGGTCAGGCGGATCTCTTCCTTGTCGCCCATGGTCCTCCTCCGATCGTGAACACGATGATTCTATCACCGTAGCAAACATTTCAATCATACATCGGGGAAAATTTTCAGGTTCACGGGGGATTATTCCAGGCCGGCGGGATTCCCCGTCAGGCTCCAGCGAGGTCCCAGGCCATGCGGATTGCGGTTACGCCTATCAGGACGGCGAGGATGTGTCTCAGCCGCCGGCGTCCCGTGCGGATCGAAAGCGCGCCCCCCAGCTGCGCTCCGGCAACCGCGCCGACGACGCAGAACAGCGCCATGGAATAATCGACCTGGCCCGTGGCGATTTTTCCGAAAGATCCAGCCAGCGCCGCCAGAAAGACGATCCCAAGGGAGCTGCCGATCACCGTGCGGGTTGGTATCCCGAGAACGTAGAGCATCACGGGAATAAAGATAAAGGCGCCGGATTGTCCTACCATGCCTCCCACAAGTCCGATCGCCAGGGCGCAGGAGAGAGCGAGGCCGCGATTGAAATCGACACTTGCGGCGGTTGGCTCTTCAACGGCCTCGCGGTGTGGTGCAAGCATAAGCACCGCAGCCGCCAGGGCCAGGAGAGCGAAGATGCCTTCGAGGATATCGGAAGAAAGGTTCCTGGAAAAAACAGCACCGGCCAGGGAAGCAGCAGCTGCGCCGCTCCCCATCCAGAGGACGAGGGACTGGTTTAGGTATTTGAACCGGCGATGGACGGCAGCCCCAGATCCAGTGGCGAAAAGGCTCTGGACCATGGTGAGCCCCGCGACCGTTTTCATGTCGAGGACACCGGCTCCGACGGCGGAGGGGACATAGAGCAGCAGCGGCGCCATCACAATACCGCCTCCGATCCCGAGCCATCCGGAGAAAAAGCCCCCGATCAGGCCGAGGCAGATAAGCGTGGTCGCCAGATAAAGGGTCATGGCGCCCGGCCTGCGGGTCAGCCGTCCAGCTGCTCGCCGCCGGCGGACTGCGCCAGGTAAGCCACTTCGCAGGATAGCGCCAGAGCCGACGTGTATGCCAGGGCCTCGTTCAGGGTACGCCCAACCACATAACAGCCGTGGCCCTTGACGATCACGGCGACATGGGCCTGGAGTAGCTGGGGGATGCGGTTGGCCGCCTGCGCTGAAGTGACGACCGGGATCTCGCGCAGGAAGACCGAGCCCTCCAGATCCTGCGGCGCGATTATTTCGTTCGTCAGCGACATGGCGATGGCGTGCGGCGGATGGGCGTGGATGATGGCCGCGGCTGGGGTGAACTTGTATATCAGCTGATGGAGAGCGACATCGTTGGAGGCTTCGTTGGTGATATTGTCCGGCTCCTCGCGCAGAGGCACTTCGACGAGGTCGGCGGGATCCAGCCGGCCGAGCATGGCGAAATGTGCCGTGATGACGATCTTCCCCTGATGGCGGACGCTCATATTGCCACCATGCGAGGTGGTAAGCCTGAGCCTTAGCAGGTCGTTGCCAGTTTCCTGGAACTGATCGTAAATGAAGTCTTGCATCGGACCTCCCCGGAGGTGATGTTTTGCCCCCCTGCAACCGGAGGGATCTCATTTCTAAACGGCTGCTGCTGAAGACGTCGTGTCCAGCAACTCAACAGTATGAATCACCACAGTCTTCGAGCCTAGCCTTGTCAGCATATCTTCCAGCTGCACCCGGCATCCGGGCAACCGGTGACGATCGTTCTGGCGCCCGTAGCGGTCAGTTCTTCGGCTCGCGACAGGCCTATCTTGAGCGCCAGCTCGTGATGTGACAGGCTGAAGATACCGCCCCGCCGCAACACGATGATTCAAGCGCTTCGGCGTATTCTACCCCGGAAAGCCCCGTGATAATCTCCCGGGGTGCCTGGGTCACGCCAAGTCCCAGTTTCAGGTGACAGGGATCGTGCCAGGTGATCCGGAGGGATCCGGGTATGTGCTATCTTCAGCCATCGAAGACCCGTGGTTCAATAAGGCAGTCACAGAAGTCTGACAGGAGTATGATTGGCGCAGGTGGCGCCCGAACGGGCTGATTTCCACCTGCCGGCTTCAGACTGTATGATTTTATGAAGGGCCGGATCTTTGGCTATGGTATTGCCCGTCAATAGCAGGTATCCAGTAAAGGCGACGGGGCTCGCCAGCATTGAAAATAAAGGAAGCGAAAACGGGATGAACAAGCCGGAATCACAGACGCCAGAAAACGGCCATTCAAGATATCTCATCGTGGTTATCCTGTTGCTTGCGGCCGTTGTCCGCTTCGCTTTCATCAGCCGAGAGAGCCTGTGGTTCGACGAGCTGTACAACGTCTGGGCTAACCGGATGCCATTCACCGACATGCTCCGGGAGCAGGTAGCAGGCGGCCATCCGCCGCTATATTACATCGTGGTCAGAGCCTGGTATGCCTTTGGTACCGGCGAAGCCTGGGTGAGGTCGTTCTCCGCCCTTGCCGGGGTCGCGACTGTCTTTTTTACCTACCTTGCCGGCAAAGAACTGTTCTCGCGCCGCGCCGGACTGTGG from Actinomycetota bacterium harbors:
- a CDS encoding acetyl-CoA carboxylase carboxyltransferase subunit alpha, which gives rise to MPTLPGVHLKDEITKISQRLVELGRGRHLDKAVWDKVELARHPKRPYTLDYIEHIFAGFIELRGDRCFGDDPAIVGGLAAYQGRTLMVIGHQKGRDLASRTERNFGMAKPEGYRKAQRLMELADKFGIPVLTLVDTPGAFPGIAAEERGQGGAIAKTLACLARIDVPTVSVIIGEGGSGGALALALTDRVLMLENSVYSVITPEACAAILWKDSSEAHLAAQTLGMTSSDLARLEVVDEVLPEPRGGAHRDHGAAARILKDALEEQLRELETMSPRMRKKERFEKFRRMGVWKENGLTLF
- the larB gene encoding nickel pincer cofactor biosynthesis protein LarB, whose product is MNPREVLEQLAAGELTVEEAQTRLSLAGIAAVGGFARLDTDRHARKGVPEVVFASGKTPEQLLQICEALLDHAGRAIACGLDSDQWTALETAFGEQIAVANRDAKTAVVRRPGAAGGEPQITGGKLGIISAGTADIPASEQARVIAEEMGCEVLAHYDVGVAGVHRLVEPLKEMVDSKAAAIVVAAGMEGALPSVVAGLVPVPVIGLPTSTGYGLGGGGVAALMSMLQSCCPGLVVVNIDNGVGAGATGALIANRAAHRD
- a CDS encoding amidohydrolase; translation: MIVDCHTHIFSPGVIAGREAHLQREEWFAHLYGPTNAPMASARELVAEMDRCGVDKAVACGFAWNSFDLYVETNTYIADAVSRFPDRLIGFANVPPLHPKAISELKRCLELGLRGIGELKGSGQGFDLDDVEGLHPLTEFAYANDLPVLVHLSEPVGRFYPGKGGTSPRRGFNFAQSNPGLKLIFAHWGGGLPFYELMPDVKEALASVWYDCSASPFLYRPDIYKLACDAAGPEKILFGSDYPLISPERYMSELADSGLEEPDRDAILGGNASTLLNLERS
- a CDS encoding aldolase — encoded protein: MESSEVIIPLDVPVAKREEYLENFNLMTKGTGRLMLFAGDQKVEHLNKDFVGKYELGQIPEDDADPEHMFRIASKGTIGVFATQIGMLARYGSDYMDVAYLVKLNSKTNLVKTATMDPFSNLWLDVDAVAQFKEDSGLKIPAVGYTIYLGSTYEPQMLQQAAKLVNDAHRHGMLTVLWIYPRGKDVADEMDPHLIAGATGVALTLGSDFVKVNYPKAEGQDSSEIFKEAVAAAGHTHVVAAGGSSTDATTFLQRLHDQIHVSGAIGNATGRNIHQKPLDEAVRMCDAISAITLADMSVDEAVAVYEGSQVCDFSKLGV
- a CDS encoding glutamate-5-semialdehyde dehydrogenase, whose product is MTVKEKAEAARLASHELSVLPAEKKNLALLAMAEALESGLAEIEEANAKDLGGGKAKGLTPAMLDRLLLDRSRVELMASNLRDVAELADPVGTVIKQWTASNGMEMSRVRTPIGVIGIVYEARPNVTTDTAALCIKAGNCIILRGGTEAIHSNRVLARLMSEAGTRAGMPEGAIQFIETTDRAAVDELLSLAGLIDLIIARGSHRLINAVMEKTRIPVMKHYRGLCHVYVESAAEVGMAVDIIENAKANRPSTCNSAETALVDEAVAAAVLPELAKRLAVAGVEVRADDKARAIVPEWTPATEEDWDTEYLDLVLSLKVVSGFDEAIDHIRRHHSGLADAIITEDKLLAERFLALIDSAATYWNASTRLTDGLPFGIGPASGINTDRVYPRGPMGIEEMTGSKYVIRGSGQVRG
- a CDS encoding GAF domain-containing protein, whose amino-acid sequence is MNWFREIFGVFRTRLGRKAAVPVLLIVLIFLVPFFFAFRSERIADATSAELASRNEISKHLSDMEGALRTEQISVYEMVYEHETEDLANFEAAAAAVQFYHDEATEHVASAEEQALLDECQSLHERAEYITSSQIAPAVLSAVDPLDHTEMVSLENELQGMYGRMTELGGQLEAMFAQDMGNARLKQIEAREFASELTWASIIFAVFAGFLIKAAYTRQLVYPIKRMSEASLQIARGDLSQRVEVKGQDELADMGRAFNDMADSLERRTEQLEREKARIRSIHQSIGDGILVIDRAGVIISVNPAAERILERPVTQLERTTNTGVPVLQEALAQRIGPEQMVECWEEKDCAKVDCPSHGSKDRRCWLQCGTFCYNQIQGTFKQKRDACERCDVFVKNAVINLTLDIGDRHYSTSILPILDDLGQEEGRTVVMHDITEVLQAKESVERHSAELAAINSISEVVSESLDLQTTLDNALEKIKEIRDADAVSIHLITAESDGLYLAAEKGLPEDLRQVMERIPLGFGCPGVAVDTGGPVYVGDLTKHRDVPVAALEAGFLSSMAVPLKSKNKMIGSLSLAAGRLNAFTREDIKLLSLIGMQVGVAVDNSILYEESVRHSQEALAKSRIVSTLTSTLELEKVFDDFSEAIRELVDFDRFSVIIGDGDGPITKLLLPSGVGPAVPDETGAGFSMTGTAAEWTIKNNRPYLSGDISAEKKYQEQEHFVHEGYRSQLNLPLVVKGTVLGSMNMVSTNVEAYDEKTIGKLQPVADQVALTIANQKLFEDVAHSKAEWETTFDSASEGIAMVGTNHRILRLNKAAAEMMGGTVGDFVGRSCFEVIHDSSTRPAACLMNEAVAGSSSARGEQEMDDGRTIELVVDPVYDNEGSPAGAVHFLRDITEAKRLRQQLLQSEKMIAVGQLVAGVAHEINNPLTGVIGYAQLLLKRDIDDQAKKDAEGIYREADRATRIVRHLLSFARKHQPERKTVDINAVVRESVELKAYEMRVNNIATEAVLDDRLPMTVADPHQLQQVFVNLINNAEQAMLDHRGSGLLKISTALVDNKIRVSFVDNGPGISEEIAERIFDPFFTTKDVGKGTGLGLSVCYGVAQDHGGRIWIESVNGQGAEVIVELPVVAASPVKIERDSKSIKRRLGKILLVDDEAAIRQVLTQTLRQAGHEVETAGNGVVALRMLKKKHYDCVVSDVKMPVMDGPSLHKAAVEMDPDIADSFIFISGDTISPDTRSYLNQVENPRLAKPFDLVDLETALQKLLAAREVKND